In Verrucomicrobiales bacterium, the sequence GATCCGATTCTCCGCGGGGATTCCTTCCGGGGACCCCTGGGCCTTTGGAAAGAACAGTTGGAAGGTCGTGCCCAACCCCGGCTTGCTCGTCACGAGAATGCCACCGTCGTGACTCTTCATGATACCGTGAACTACGGAGAGACCCAGGCCGGTCCCGTGGCCGGTCGCCTTCGTTGTGAAGAACGGTTCGAAGATGCGCGGAATCAGCGTGGCATCCATTCCGGTTCCTGAATCGGTAACTGCCAGACACGCGAACCATCCGACCTGCAGGCCGGGGAGTTTGGAAATCTGTTCCGAATCGAGCAGCATTCCGCGCAGGCTGATCTCGATCTTGCCAGCGCCGGACTCGATGGCATGGGTCGCATTGGTGCAGAGATTGAGGAGAACCTGATGGATCTGGTTGGCGTCCGCCAGAACCGGTGGAGCGTTGTCATGGATGCTGGTGGCCAGTTCGATGCCCGCCGGCAACGTGGCCCTGAGCAGTCCGACCGATTCCTCGATGACCGACTGCAAGGCGATGATGCGGCGCGCCTGGGGCTGAGGGCGGCTGAAGCTCAGCAGCTGCTGGACCAGGCTTTTGGCGCGATTGCTTGCCTTGCTGATGTGGTCCAGGTTGTCGGTCGCTGGGTGATTCGCCCCCAGCTCCAGCCGGGTGAGTTCGGCGTATCCGGCCACCGCGCTGAGGATGTTGTTGAAATCATGGGCGATGCCACCTGCGAGCGTTCCGATGGCCTCGAGTTTTTGGGATTGGCGCAGTTGCTCTTCCAGCAGGCGCCGCTCGGTGACGTCCATCAGCGTGGTCAGGGCGCAGGCGTTCCCACCGACCGATATAATCTCCGCTGATTCCAACACGGACCGGACCTCCCCCGCCTGGGTGCGCAGCTGAATTTCCTTTTCCTTATACCCTCGCGCCGCTGTGGAATCGGCTGGAGCCTCGTGAGGCCCCGTAGTCACCACCTGAAGCTTCAGCTCGGCCGCGCTGTGACCCAGCAGTTCAGGGGCCGGGTAGCCAGTCAGCTTCTCACAGGCCGAGTTTACTTCGATGAAGCGGTTATCGGCCAGGCGCCGGATTGCCAATGCGATCGGGCTGGAGTGAAAGGCCTTTGAAAACTTCTCCTCCGTGATCCGCAGATCCTCGGCCATGCGTTTGCGCTGCTCCAGATCCGCCTGCAATTCGGCGGTCCGCTCTCGCACCACCGCCTCCAGGCGGTGAGCGTGCAGGGCGAGTTGGGCTTTCGCTCTCCAGGCAACCGTGGCCAGCAGGGTGACCAGGAGCAGGGACCCGACCAGCGCGGGTGAGAACCAGCGGCGGCTTTGGATGGGGATGGGAAATACCTGGAGCGCAGCGACCGCCGGCTGCGGATCCAGATCCATTCCCGCGTCCAGAGACCTGACCTCGACGCGGTGAGGTCCGGCCCGGAGGTCGGCAGTGGCAATTTTCCAGGTATGCCCCGCCCGGAACGGAGACCATTGCCCGTCGTCAATCTTCCACGAAAAAAGATGATCCCGTCGGTTTTCCCGAGGCTGGTATCTTTCGGTAGCGACGGCCGTAACCTGAATTGAGTCGCCTCGCAGCAGCTTGGTCTGGCTGAGCTGGATGCTCGTCCGGGGGGGGAGGCGATCCGGCTTGAACCGTAGGACTCTGGTGTCGTCCCCGAGCCAATAGCTTCCATCGGGAGCCTTGGCCACGCCCTTGGCCACCGTGTCGCCGGGCACCTCGATGGTGATTGGGTTCGGCTCCGGGGACGGCGGCACGAGGGTCAGGACTCCTTTGCCCCCCGCCATCAAGGTCCCGTCGGCCGCGAGACTTAGATTCAATGGGGCATCGACGGCATAGAGCGTCCATGTCTCGCCTTGCAGTCGGGCGAGGCCGCTTTGCCCACCCATCGTTCCGCTGAAACCGAACCAGAGCTCGGAACCCCGCTCCAGACATCCGAACACATGCCGGGCCGGCACGTTGGTAACGGACTCGAAGAGTTCATCGGGACCGTTGCGAAGCCGGAACAACCCTGCGTCACCGTAGAGCCACAACGAGCCGGCGGAATCGCAATGCATGCCGAAGCGAAACCGACTTACCACCGCCCGTGCGAGGGGGCGGATCTGGAGAGAGTTCATTTCGAGTCGCGCGAGCTGGAAATCTTCCGAGTCGGCCGAGCCTTCCGCGATGATCCATACCCCGTTCGCCGCGCCGCAGATGCGCGAGGGAAGGATAGTCCCCGGAAGTTCGGTGAGTGCTCGAGTGACCCAAGAGGTGCCATCAAAGCGGCTCGCGCTTGGGGATGAGTCACTTGCTGCACCGACCAGCCAGAGAGCGCCTTGACGATCCAACGCCCCGGCCTGGATCGAGGCGAGGGTCGGCCGGGGGAGAGTTTTGGAAATGGTGAGACTGTCTTCCCAGGAGACGATCTCATCACGGTTCCAGCCCCAAACTTTGCCATCCCTGGAACAGATCAGTTGATCATAAATGCGTTCTGAACGCTCCCAGGTTCCTTCGACATGCCGCACGGGAGCGGTGTTTCGCTGTCGGTCCAGCAGGCGACCAAACCAGAGTCCACCTTGCCCGTCGGTGAACAGCGGCTCGGACAGGTTGGCGTATTCTTGCCATTCGGCGCCCCGACGTTGCCATCGCACTAGGCAGTCATAGCCCAGTAACCACAGGGATCCGTCCGGCGCCTCCTGAACGTC encodes:
- a CDS encoding response regulator; translation: MCSAILCLRLFAPYAAPGQAPVEILDQAWKVASLLPDSGLAKKNLFNLDFVRDKSSPRHGTAWIAASDGLYEYDGYSWRRYSKSNGLPSDFVRCVRIVQNGQLWVGTDRGAGTFDGRNFVTHGSESGLAGPNVRRIDQDPDGTIWFCSDSWPNGEATGGITSWKEGRWRAFHKQDGLPNHYVVDHLRDSHGRHFAATLSGLAELKGDRWSAAFTPPTSVTFQWRSSSLAESARHGVMYSAGHEVFLSSGAEWRQITSDHLHHSGICSTSDGEIVTSGIVEGGRHAFLEWTADGWRRRSASFVVPMGYHEDVQEAPDGSLWLLGYDCLVRWQRRGAEWQEYANLSEPLFTDGQGGLWFGRLLDRQRNTAPVRHVEGTWERSERIYDQLICSRDGKVWGWNRDEIVSWEDSLTISKTLPRPTLASIQAGALDRQGALWLVGAASDSSPSASRFDGTSWVTRALTELPGTILPSRICGAANGVWIIAEGSADSEDFQLARLEMNSLQIRPLARAVVSRFRFGMHCDSAGSLWLYGDAGLFRLRNGPDELFESVTNVPARHVFGCLERGSELWFGFSGTMGGQSGLARLQGETWTLYAVDAPLNLSLAADGTLMAGGKGVLTLVPPSPEPNPITIEVPGDTVAKGVAKAPDGSYWLGDDTRVLRFKPDRLPPRTSIQLSQTKLLRGDSIQVTAVATERYQPRENRRDHLFSWKIDDGQWSPFRAGHTWKIATADLRAGPHRVEVRSLDAGMDLDPQPAVAALQVFPIPIQSRRWFSPALVGSLLLVTLLATVAWRAKAQLALHAHRLEAVVRERTAELQADLEQRKRMAEDLRITEEKFSKAFHSSPIALAIRRLADNRFIEVNSACEKLTGYPAPELLGHSAAELKLQVVTTGPHEAPADSTAARGYKEKEIQLRTQAGEVRSVLESAEIISVGGNACALTTLMDVTERRLLEEQLRQSQKLEAIGTLAGGIAHDFNNILSAVAGYAELTRLELGANHPATDNLDHISKASNRAKSLVQQLLSFSRPQPQARRIIALQSVIEESVGLLRATLPAGIELATSIHDNAPPVLADANQIHQVLLNLCTNATHAIESGAGKIEISLRGMLLDSEQISKLPGLQVGWFACLAVTDSGTGMDATLIPRIFEPFFTTKATGHGTGLGLSVVHGIMKSHDGGILVTSKPGLGTTFQLFFPKAQGSPEGIPAENRIAPRGDGQRILYLDDEDVLVDLAKRILERLGYSVTGFTDATQAIEAFRLSAEDYDVVVTDLNMPGFSGLKVAEQVLKIRPDVPVILSSGHVTEEIQSEARRIGVIQVLYKPNTMEELGASVHRLIKEMKPR